The region ACCTAATACCTGACACCCGACACCTGACACCAACAATTAATTCTATATTTTGCGTAACATCAGTTACTAAACCTTTGCCCTTTTTAAACCTTTGCCCTTTAAATAATTTTGCTTTCTGTGAGTAAAAATCTTTGTTGATCTAACATATCATTTAAACTTTCATCATCAGGATGATCCCATCCTAACAAATGTAAAAATCCATGGGATGCTAACCAAGCTAATTCTATCATGAGGGAATGTCCTTGACTTTGGGCTTGTGTTTTTGCTGTATCCACAGAAATAATAATATCTCCCAACATTACGGGAATTTCTGGGGAAATGAAACCGAAATCATCTTCAAGGGAAGCAAACGCTAATACATCAGTGGCTTGATCTTTATCTCGATATTGTTGGTTTAATTGTTGAATAAAGGCATCATCAGCGAATATTAAACTTACTTCATAATTATAGTTATTATCTAAGTCCAAATCTAATAAATTTAGCCACGATTGAAACCATAATTGCCATTGTAAAACTTCGGTGGAGGGCGCTGGGTTTTCCTCTACAAAATAATTATCTTCGATGTAAACCTCAAGATTATATTGATTATTCATTTAATTAAAACTGATTAAAAATTGGTTTGTAGGGGTTGAATATTATTCAACCCTTGTTGAATATTATTCAACCCTTATAGTGCTTCAGCTTCTGAAATAGCTCTTTTTAGAGATTAGAGCAAAGGAATTTAAGATGGCATTCCTATACCAAATTAATGTTATAAATTTATGGTACTTTGCACAGAAATTAAACCTTGATTACGAGGAATAATATTAACACCAAATAAAATTCCCTGAGTGGGAAAATTGCGAAAAGTTGCTAAAGTTTTTAAAGGCTCTTGTAAAGAATTTCGTTGACCTGTATTTTGATTTGTGGTGGTAACAATACATCTTTTGCAAGGTTTAACAAGGTCAAAGGTTACTGCACCGATGGTAATTTCTCGCCAGTTATCTTCTGCAAAAGGTTGATCATTTTCGATGACTAAATTAGGTCGAAATCGATCCATTGTTACTTGATTTTCTGATGATTTATAGGTGTCTCTAATTTTTTCATTGAGTAATTTTAAAGATGCTGTATTGGTGAGTAGTAAGGGATAGCCATCGGAAAAGGTGACCGGCGCCCTCCGCCGTAAGCTATATTTAGGATCGATGGTAAGACGACAGTCGGGAGTTTGAGCCACTAGAAAAATTTGCTCGTCAATATCCAGCGCCCTCCGCAACCACTCAGAAACCGCTTTTTCTTGCTCAACCGCCATGGTTTCTTGCCCCCAAATTTCCACGGGTATCAAATTCCCTGTTTGATATTCGGGAGTAAAAGTTATGGGACTAAGAGTATTATTTGCCACCTTCAGTGTGAGAGAATCATGGTCTAAACTGGTGATAATAGTGGCTAAAGATGGTAATTGTCTTTGGGTGATAAATTTACCGTTACTATCAACTACCATTAAGCAACGGTCATTTTTTAAACCTTTCAGGGCTACTTCTGCTTCTGTCACGGTGATGCCTTGACAAGATTTGATGGGGTAAATGTGAATTGAAGATAGTTTCATTTCATAATTCATAATTCATAATTTATTATCAATTGCCTTTTTTGAACTGATAAGATTAATATTAAGTATCAAGTATGCAAAAATTACGCACCACTGTGAAGAATTATTATCAGATTTTAGGGGTTGAACCCTCAGCGACATTGGAAGAAGTAAAAAAAGAATTTCGAGTATTGGCAAGGCGCTATCATCCCGACTTGAATCAAGGTGATAAGGGCGCTGAGGAGATGTTTAAAAAAATCAATGAAGCCTATGATACACTATCAGACCAAACCAAGCGTCAACAATATGATTTATTAATTTTTGGCACTTCTCGCCGTCGCTTTCCCCGTGCTACGGCGAATAATTCTACTGGTAATAATTCTGGTTTTCCTTTCAATAATATTAATTCTTTTTGGGATGATGTGCGCTCAGGTTCTGTAAATCGTCCCCCCAATGCGCGCCCAAAATCCCCTCGCACGGAAGATTATCAATCCAGCACCACGAAAAGGGTCAAACCAGCGCCCTCCCGCAACAATTCCAAGGACATCGAGGCTAAACTATTATTGCCCCTAGAAAAGGCTTATTTGGGCGGTAGAGAGCGCATTCGCCTCGAAGACGGGCGCTCATTAGAAATTGATATGCCTCCGGCTATGTATCACGGGCAGAAAATTCGCCTCAAAGGTCAAGGTATCAACGGCGGTGATTTATATTTAAAAATTTTGATTGAAGAACATCCATTCTTTACATTAACAAAAACAGATATTTCCTGCGAAATCCCCCTAACTCCCTCCGAAGCTGTGGTGGGGGGCGCTGTGGAAGTTCCCACCATTGATGGTTTGGTGCGTATGAATGTACCACCCGGTGTCAAACAAGGACAGAGATTAAAATTAGCAGACAAGGGTTATCCCAATATTCGAGGCGAAAGGGGCGATCAAATGATCATTATTCGTATTGTACCCCCTACCAATGTTTCTGAAGAAGAGAAAAAACTATATAAACAAATTAAAGATATTGAGACTTTTAATCCTCGTCAAGAATTACTTAATTTTTATGGGCAAGGGGCAAAGGGCAAAGGTAAATAAAATACACAATTAATTTTTCTTCCCATCTTAGTTCAATTTATTGAACGTAATTCCGTTAGTTCCGTGTAATTCATTACACGGTGGGTAAACTAGACTTGGGATTATCATAAATATTCTCATTGCACCTTTGCGAGAAACACAAAACATGGAAAATACTAATAGTCATTTAACAGCTATTGAGCGAAAATATTTATCATTTCCAGCGCACTTCACCGTAAAAAATAAACTATTACAAGGAAAAATATTAGATTTCGGTTGTGGAGTAGGTAATGATGTGAAATTACTCAAAGAAAAATCATTTGATATAACTGGTTATGACCCTTTTTATTTCCCCACTTATCCACAGGAAAAATATGATACTATTATTTGTTTTTATGTGTTAAATGTGCTTTTAGAACAAGACCAAGAACAGGTAATAATGGAAATAGCTCACCTATTAAAACCGAAAGGAAAGGCTTATTTTGCTGTAAGGAGAGACTTAAAAAAAGAAGGTTATCGCCGTCATTATGTCCATAAAAAAATGACCTATCAATGTTTAGTAAAACTGCCTTTTGAATCTTTACATCAAGATGAATTTTGCGAAATATATTGCTACAGTCATTATAACCAAATCCAGCGCCCCTCACCGTGCATTTTTTGTAATCCCTATGCTTCTTTAACTTTGCTCACAGAATCAACCCTTAGTTATGCCATGTTAGACGGCTATCCCCTTACCAAAGGACATAGTTTAATTATTCCCAAAAAACATGAAGAAAATTATTTCGATTTATCATTAGCTGAACAGCAAAACTGTTGGCAAATGGTCAATTTTGTGCAGAAAATTATTACTGAAAAATATCATCCTGATGGCTTTAATGTGGGTATGAATATTAACCAAGCAGGAGGACAAAAAATGAATCATTGTCAAATTCATTTAATTCCCCGTTATCAAGGGGATAATCAAGGGAAAAAACATGGTATTAGACAAGTTTTAGGAAAACAATAGACAATGGACAATGGATAGTTATGCATTTCTCAAAATCTTAGTTTAATTTATTGAACGTGATATTATTAGCCGTGTAATTCATTACCCGGTGGGTAAATTACTGCCATTTTGGCTGTAAAATACTAAAATAGTTTTTGCAAAAAAAAAGAGAAAATATAAACAATGAAGGTAAATGGTGAGCATTATCGGACAATTTGGTTAAGTGAAGATGAGCAAACAGTAAAAGTAATTGACCAAAGATATTTACCTTATCAATTCATAATTGAAGATATTATCACCGTAGCAGACATGACAAGCGCCCTCCGAGAAATGCACATCCGTGGGGCTGGGGTAATCGGTGCTGGTGCTGGTTATGGGATGTATTTAGGGGCATTATCTGCCCAACGTCATCACGTCACGAATCCCCAAGAATACCTTTATCAAGTGGCGGAAAAATTACAAGCAACCCGCCCCACCGCCGTTAATTTAGCATGGGCAATACAAAGACAGTTAGAAGCAATTAAACCTCTCAAAAATGACCTTGATGCCATCGTAGCAACTACGAAAGAAGTGGGGAGGGCGCTGGTAGAAAAAGATGTGAAACTCTGTCAAAGTATCGGTAATCATGGCGTTAAGCTAATTCAAGACATCAGTGCTAAAAAACAGGGTGACACCGTTAATATTTTGACCCATTGTAATGCTGGATGGCTCGGTTGTGTGGATTATGGCACAGCCACAGCGCCCATCTACCAAGCCCATGAAATGGGTATAAAAGTTCACGTTTGGGTGGATGAAACTCGCCCACGCAATCAAGGCGCCCGTCTCACAGCGTGGGAATTAGGACAAAATGGCATTGATCATACTGTTATTGCTGATAATACGGGGGGGCATTTAATGCAACATGGTATGGTTGATCTCGTTATCACAGGAAGCGATCGCACCACTTACACGGGAGATGTTGCCAATAAAATTGGTACTTATTTAAAAGCGCTGGCGGCGCAGGATAATAACATTCCTTTTTATGTTGCCCTAACTTATTCTGCCTTTGACTGGGAAATGACAGACGGTGTCAAGCAAATCCCCATCGAAACTAGAGACGCTACAGAAGTTAGTCATATTAGCGGTGAATATAATGGCGATATATTAGAAGTGAAGTTGATTCCGCCGGGTAGTCGGGCGCTGAATTATGGCTTTGACGTTACCCCAGCGCGCCTCATCACAGGTTTAATCACCGATAGAGGAATCTGTAAAGCCTCCGCAGAAGGAATCTTGGGATTATATCCTGAATATAGTCGCCTTTGAGAAATTAACAATTTTGAGAAAGAAAATACCTTGCTCCACCCCTTCACGAAAATCCAGCGCCCTCCACCACAACCCAATGCCTTTCATGCCTATCAAAGCATTATGTTGAAGGAAACCAATCTTCATCCAATAACTGAGTTAAAATATAAGGACATTCTAAGGGAAAAGTATCTAATCTGGATTTCGCCTTAACATACTTTCTGGCATCCTGATAAATTTTGTTGATATTATCCTCTAAATAATTGTAAAAATTTTTAGTCATCTGGTCATTAATTTGAATACGAAAACTAATAATCTCTGACTGCCAATGGGGATAATTTCTTTCTCTTTCGCTCTCCCAATATTGAATTAATAATAAATGTCTAATGATTTGTTGTAAAAGACTTTTTATTGCTAACTTATCCCGTCTTGCCAAACTTTCTAACTCCTCAATTAAATTTTCTAAGTCTAAATCATTAAACTTTTGTTCTTTCAGTAAATTAATAGTTTTCTCTAACCATAAATGATCATCGATTTCATACAATTCTTTTAAATCAATTTTGTCAATTACTGTCATAATTACTTCTTTTTCTCAATTCAACTTTCAAGTATTATAATCCAACACAACCAGCGCCCTCCAACCTTTACAAAAAACCAGCGCCCTCCAACCCTTATCCCCGTCCACCAAATGATAAAATTAAAACATTAAAATAACAGTCATGGTCATGTATCAATTATCTCTCAATTTAGAACAGATATTAGAGCTAGTTAAACAATTACCCCAAGCCGAAAAAATTAAATTAAATTATGAGTTAGAAAAAGATATTATTCAAGCCGAAAACTTTGATCAAGAATTGACAACAGCTTATACAAAAATGTCTGAACAAGCATTCTCTAAAATTTGGGATAATCCAGAGGATACCGACTATGATGATTTATAATTTTGGTAATATACTCCTATTACCTTTTCCGTTCACAGATCAAAGTACCACAAAAAAAAGACCCGCCGTAGTTATTAGTTCTGATATTTATAATCAGCAGAAACCAGATATAATTATTATTGCTGTTACCAGTAAGACAAATACTCCCCTAACAGAAGGTGAGTTATCCATTATCAAGTTTCGTGAGGCTGGTTTACTCAAACCATCAATAATAAAACCTGTTGTTACAACCATCGACAAAAATTTAGTAATAAAGAAGTTAGGAGACTTACAAATAGAAGATTGTGGTAACTTACAAAATTTAATTCAAAAAATTATTGGCTAAAAAGTATCAATATTCATATTTTTCTCCTGATGTTTTAAGTTCTCTAAACTTTATTATACTTTCACCCCTCACCAAAAACCCAGCGCCCTTCACCCTTTCACTCAAAACCAGCGCCCTTCACCTTTACCAAAAAACCAGCGCCCTCCCCCCCTTCACCAAAAAACCAGCGCCCTCCACCTTCACCAAAAAACCAGCGCCCTCCACCTTCACCAAAAAACCAGCGCCCTCCATCCCTACAATTAAACCTCAGCACTCTTCACTCCATCCCATCACTACTGAAAAAACTAAGGCTTATTTTTGACAAAGATAAATATTAAACTCGTTAGACTTCCAGAAAGAATTGAAGAAATTAAAGCAGTTATAGCGATTAATCCTAACTTACCCTCTGCTTTTGATTCTCCTACTTTTTCTGATAAATCTGATATTTTATCTATTGATGGTTTCCAATCTTCTAATCTAGTCATTATTTTTTCTTGGTTTAACCTCAACTCATTAAATTTATCGTTAATTAAATCCTTTAATTCTCTTAAATCGTTATCAGTTACCGTACTCATATTATGATCCTCAATAAAAATATTAAGTCTAAAAAGAGTAGGGGTAATTAACGATTACTCCTATCCCCTCTCAATTTTAGCCTAAAAATCAATATCTAATAGACCTCACCAAAAAACCAGCGCCCTCCACCCCTCCACCAAAAAACCAGCGCCCTCCATATCGTAGAAATCGGGTTTTTATAAAATCAGGTTTTAGTCCTAAGTTTAGTCAAAAACCCGATTTCTGTCTAGCCAACCGCCCTCCACCGTGATTACTCCCCTCTCCTGTGGGAGAGGGGTTGGGGGTGAGGGTTATTGATCAAAGCTACGGATAAAGGATTCCTGCTTGATATAAACAAACTGGGGGGTTAAAGGTGGTAAATTACGAGGATCATTAAAATTTTGATCATAATCCCAGTTACGGGTAGGGGCGCTATACACATTACCTTGACCCCAGCGCCCGCTAACTCGCAGGGGAGTAGAAATACTCACAAAAGAACCCCGATAAGTCCAAGGGAGCCCTCCCCACCGTTCCTGAAAGCGAGGATAATTTTCTAAACCACCATTATAATTACCGTTAGGCACAGTAACATCCGTACCGCCTAAAACTCCAGCATTAAAAGTCGTGGCAGTAGGGGGAATTTGAGTGCCATCAAGTTGATTACAGTCATGGTTGTTGAGACGGTTAATTACCACTTCACTATTAATAATACAAGCATTAGAAAGAGGATTAAAAGAATCTGATAAAATCCCTGCTGGTTGATAATTAATAGTATTATAATCTCCCTGAGGATAAATCCCTTGATCAGTGGCAATAGTTAACCCTGTAGGATCAGCAACATTCCCACTACGAGCTAGACCAATTAACTGTTGCGCCCTCACGACAGCAAAACCAAAACGGCTAGTGTTAGTGTAGGCATTGGCAATGTCAGTGTCCACCATGGCATGAATTACCATACCGCCATCAGAAATATCAATGGCGGCGTAACCTAATCTTTGTAATGAACCTGCTGGAGCATCATTATCTTGAGGCGCTCTGAGATATAATAATTGATCCGTAGAAGTGATCACGTCACCCGTTTCGTCAAGAAACACCCCATCTCGGTTCCAAATTGCCATACTCTGCAAATTCATTTGTAAAAGGCGAAGATGTCTTCCTTCCCTGTTATTGAAAAAACGGAACCAAGATTGATGACTATCTGCATCTCTCCCTATATCGGTGAAGGGCGCTGCTACATAACAACGAGCAGTATTAGCAATAACAGTATTACTAACTAAGTCGAATTCAGGTAATCCAGCAATTTGTTGAGGAGTCATCTCCAAGAAATTATCTATAGCATCATCAACCTCTGTCCCCACAGCAAAGGGTATTACAGGCGGTACTGTTAAAGGTAGTATTGCTGCGGTTAAACCAGTCTCTAAACTGGTGGTATCATCCGCAAAATCGCTAAATAAAGTCTCCTGATCTTCAATATCCTCGATAGGCAGACTCATATAGCTAAAGCGTAAGGGCGCTTCCATAGACTGAATTTGCTCTTGTAGATATGCCTGAGCTTGGGTGCGAAAAGTATTTTTTTGTAAAGCAGTTAAACCATTCCACCAAGTTGCCAAATCTCCCGATAATGTGGCTGGAGTACAAACACGATAATCAGCATTAGTCACACTGGCTAAACCAGCGCCCACCATCACAGGCTGACGTAAACTTCTAATTTGCCGAGCATTTAAAATTCTTTCTGTGGGAGTAGTAAGATTACCGCTACTATCAGTACGATCTATAGCAGTAATCTCAAACGAATTAGTATTAAGATAATTTAAGTTAGCTCCCGTTGCTGGAGGATTAAAGTTAACTCGAATATCCGCCTGATTAAAATATTCTCCAGTACCATCTAAAATGTCAGGGGTAGGGATAGAAATGGGATCAGTTC is a window of Cyanobacterium sp. T60_A2020_053 DNA encoding:
- the ybeY gene encoding rRNA maturation RNase YbeY, with the protein product MNNQYNLEVYIEDNYFVEENPAPSTEVLQWQLWFQSWLNLLDLDLDNNYNYEVSLIFADDAFIQQLNQQYRDKDQATDVLAFASLEDDFGFISPEIPVMLGDIIISVDTAKTQAQSQGHSLMIELAWLASHGFLHLLGWDHPDDESLNDMLDQQRFLLTESKII
- a CDS encoding MOSC domain-containing protein, yielding MKLSSIHIYPIKSCQGITVTEAEVALKGLKNDRCLMVVDSNGKFITQRQLPSLATIITSLDHDSLTLKVANNTLSPITFTPEYQTGNLIPVEIWGQETMAVEQEKAVSEWLRRALDIDEQIFLVAQTPDCRLTIDPKYSLRRRAPVTFSDGYPLLLTNTASLKLLNEKIRDTYKSSENQVTMDRFRPNLVIENDQPFAEDNWREITIGAVTFDLVKPCKRCIVTTTNQNTGQRNSLQEPLKTLATFRNFPTQGILFGVNIIPRNQGLISVQSTINL
- a CDS encoding J domain-containing protein; translated protein: MQKLRTTVKNYYQILGVEPSATLEEVKKEFRVLARRYHPDLNQGDKGAEEMFKKINEAYDTLSDQTKRQQYDLLIFGTSRRRFPRATANNSTGNNSGFPFNNINSFWDDVRSGSVNRPPNARPKSPRTEDYQSSTTKRVKPAPSRNNSKDIEAKLLLPLEKAYLGGRERIRLEDGRSLEIDMPPAMYHGQKIRLKGQGINGGDLYLKILIEEHPFFTLTKTDISCEIPLTPSEAVVGGAVEVPTIDGLVRMNVPPGVKQGQRLKLADKGYPNIRGERGDQMIIIRIVPPTNVSEEEKKLYKQIKDIETFNPRQELLNFYGQGAKGKGK
- a CDS encoding HIT domain-containing protein, which codes for MENTNSHLTAIERKYLSFPAHFTVKNKLLQGKILDFGCGVGNDVKLLKEKSFDITGYDPFYFPTYPQEKYDTIICFYVLNVLLEQDQEQVIMEIAHLLKPKGKAYFAVRRDLKKEGYRRHYVHKKMTYQCLVKLPFESLHQDEFCEIYCYSHYNQIQRPSPCIFCNPYASLTLLTESTLSYAMLDGYPLTKGHSLIIPKKHEENYFDLSLAEQQNCWQMVNFVQKIITEKYHPDGFNVGMNINQAGGQKMNHCQIHLIPRYQGDNQGKKHGIRQVLGKQ
- the mtnA gene encoding S-methyl-5-thioribose-1-phosphate isomerase produces the protein MKVNGEHYRTIWLSEDEQTVKVIDQRYLPYQFIIEDIITVADMTSALREMHIRGAGVIGAGAGYGMYLGALSAQRHHVTNPQEYLYQVAEKLQATRPTAVNLAWAIQRQLEAIKPLKNDLDAIVATTKEVGRALVEKDVKLCQSIGNHGVKLIQDISAKKQGDTVNILTHCNAGWLGCVDYGTATAPIYQAHEMGIKVHVWVDETRPRNQGARLTAWELGQNGIDHTVIADNTGGHLMQHGMVDLVITGSDRTTYTGDVANKIGTYLKALAAQDNNIPFYVALTYSAFDWEMTDGVKQIPIETRDATEVSHISGEYNGDILEVKLIPPGSRALNYGFDVTPARLITGLITDRGICKASAEGILGLYPEYSRL
- a CDS encoding DUF29 domain-containing protein codes for the protein MTVIDKIDLKELYEIDDHLWLEKTINLLKEQKFNDLDLENLIEELESLARRDKLAIKSLLQQIIRHLLLIQYWESERERNYPHWQSEIISFRIQINDQMTKNFYNYLEDNINKIYQDARKYVKAKSRLDTFPLECPYILTQLLDEDWFPST
- a CDS encoding toxin-antitoxin system, antitoxin component, Xre family protein; protein product: MVMYQLSLNLEQILELVKQLPQAEKIKLNYELEKDIIQAENFDQELTTAYTKMSEQAFSKIWDNPEDTDYDDL
- a CDS encoding type II toxin-antitoxin system PemK/MazF family toxin, with amino-acid sequence MMIYNFGNILLLPFPFTDQSTTKKRPAVVISSDIYNQQKPDIIIIAVTSKTNTPLTEGELSIIKFREAGLLKPSIIKPVVTTIDKNLVIKKLGDLQIEDCGNLQNLIQKIIG